In the genome of Geotrypetes seraphini chromosome 16, aGeoSer1.1, whole genome shotgun sequence, one region contains:
- the LOC117350611 gene encoding ras-related protein Rab-11A-like, with protein sequence MSSKEDEYDYLFKIVLIGDSGVGKSNLLSRFTRNEFNLESKSTIGVEFATRSIRVDNKTVKAQIWDTAGQERYRAITSAYYRGAVGALLVYDIAKYLTYENAERWLKELQDHADGNIIIMLAGNKSDLRHLRAVPTDEAKSFAEKHGLSFMETSALDSTNVETAFHNILAEIYRIVSQRQMAGQQDREFGPSSSIEPIKVLPTHQEPKSVQCCQNL encoded by the exons TTGTGCTGATCGGGGACTCCGGGGTCGGCAAAAGTAACCTATTGTCCCGGTTTACACGGAACGAGTTTAACCTGGAAAGCAAGAGTACCATCGGAGTGGAGTTTGCCACCAGGAGCATCCGGGTGGACAACAAAACGGTGAAGGCACAGATCTGGGACACGGCTGGGCAGGAGCGCTATCGCGCCATCACATCGGC GTACTATCGAGGTGCTGTTGGTGCCCTCCTTGTCTACGATATCGCGAAATACTTGACATACGAGAATGCTGAGCGGTGGCTGAAGGAGCTTCAGGACCACGCTGACGGGAATATCATTATAATGCTGGCGGGCAACAAGAGTGACCTGAGGCACTTGAGGGCTGTTCCCACAGACGAGGCCAAGAGTTTTGCAG AAAAACATGGCCTGTCCTTCATGGAAACCTCGGCACTGGACTCCACCAACGTCGAGACGGCTTTCCACAACATCCTGGCAG AGATCTACCGGATCGTGTCTCAGAGGCAAATGGCGGGGCAGCAGGACCGAGAATTCGGACCCAGCTCCAGTATCGAACCGATCAAGGTGCTGCCCACCCACCAAGAGCCCAAATCGGTCCAGTGCTGTCAGAACCTATGA